From Pseudomonas sp. G2-4:
GGCAATGATCAACTGCTTACGGCCGGTGGCCTTGATCGCCTTGACGAAGTCTTCGTTGTCCCAGGCATTGATCTGGCCTGGACGTGGGATGTACGGCGCGTCCGGGAACATTTCCTTGAGTTCCGGCACGATCGGGCCGTTAGGGCCCTGTTCGAAGCTGGTGGTCAGGATGGTAGGCAACTCGAAAAACTTCGCCAGGTCGGCCAGGGCCAACACGTTGTTCTTGAACTCGTTGGGCGAGAAGTCCTGGACCAGGGAAATCAGGCCGGTCTGGTGATCGACCAGCAGGACCACCGCGTCGTCCTTGTTCAGGCGGTTGTAGGCGGGAACGTTGCTCATGGGATGACTCCTTTGGATGGATGCTAAAACCTGTGGGAGCGAGCCTGCTCGCGAAAGCGGTGTATCAGCTTGCGGCGATGCCGGAGGATCCGACGTCTTCGCGAGCAGGCTCGCTCCCACAGAGGGGGTTGTGTGTTCGTTAAAAGGCAAAGCAGGAGCAGCCAAACGCGCCCCAGAAGCCTTGGAAATCGCTGACCGGAACGTTCGACAGGCGCGCGCGTTCATGGCTATGGGAATGCACCGTGCAAGGACCGCTGCACTGGTGGACCTGCGCTTGCAACGGTGAGGTCGGGCGCCAGTGGCCCGGGACCTTGACCACCGGCGACCAGTCCGGCAGCACCGGGACACTGGCCGGCCCAAGCTTTTCGAAGTCACCGGCGGCGTACACCACCTTGCCGTCGACTACCGTCAGCACGGACTCGATCCACTTGATGGCTTCTTCCTCGACGCTGAAGAAGTCCGCGCTCAGGGCCGCCAGGTCCGCCAGTTGACCGACCTTGATCTGGCCCTTCTTGCCCTGCTCCGAGGAGAACCAGGCACTGCCATGGGTGAACAGTTCCAGGGCGGTCAGGCGCGGCAGACCTTCTTCGTGCAATGAGAGGCCGCCGACCGTGCGGCCGCTGACCATCCAGTACAACGAGGTCCAGGGGTTGTAGCTCGATACACGGGTGGCATCGGTACCGGCGCCCACCGGCACGCCTTCGGCCAGCATGCGCTTGATCGGCGGCGTGGCTTCGGCGGCCTTGGCACCGTAGCGATCGACGAAATATTCACCCTGAAACGCCATACGGTCCTGGATCGCGATACCACCGCCCAGCGCCCGGACCCGCTCGATGTTCTTCGGCGTGATGGTTTCGGCGTGGTCGAAGAACCACGGCAGGCCGTTGAACGGGATGTCGCGGTTGACCTTCTCGAACACATCGAGCATGCGGCTGATGGACTCGTCATAGGTGGCGTGCAGGCGGAACGGCCAGCGCTGCTCCACCAGATGGCGGACCACCGGTTCCAGGTCCTGCTCCATGCCGGGCGGCAGGTCTGGGCGCGGCTCGAGGAAGTCTTCGAAATCCGCTGCCGAGAACACCAGCATTTCACCGGCGCCGTTGTGCCGCAGGAAGTCATCGCCCTGGTGCAGCTTGACGCTGCCGGTCCAGTTCTTGAAGTCGCTGAGTTCTTCCTTGGGCTTTTGGGTGAACAGGTTGTAGGCGATGCGCACCGTCAACTGCTCTTCCCGGGCCAGTTGCTCGATCACCGCGTAATCGTCCGGATAATTCTGGAAGCCGCCGCCGGCGTCGATGGCGCTGGTCAGCCCCAGGCGATTGAGTTCACGCATGAACTGGCGTGTGGAGTTGACCTGGTATTCCAGCGGCAGCTTCGGCCCCTTGGCCAGCGTCGAGTACAGGATCATCGCGTTAGGCCGCGCCACCAGCATGCCGGTGGGCTCG
This genomic window contains:
- the ycaC gene encoding isochorismate family cysteine hydrolase YcaC — its product is MSNVPAYNRLNKDDAVVLLVDHQTGLISLVQDFSPNEFKNNVLALADLAKFFELPTILTTSFEQGPNGPIVPELKEMFPDAPYIPRPGQINAWDNEDFVKAIKATGRKQLIIAGVVTDVCVAFPTLSALAEGFDVFVVTDASGTFNETVQQAAWVRMTAAGAQMMNWFSVACELHRDWRNDIEGLGNLLSQRIPNYRNLMNSYSALTAK
- a CDS encoding amidohydrolase, whose product is MNADLILFNGQFHTVDREKPRASAVAISQGKFIAVGTDAEAMALRGSGTQVIDLKGRTVIPGLNDSHLHLIRGGLNYNLELRWEGVPSLADALRMLKDQADRTPTPQWVRVVGGWNEFQFAEKRMPTLEELNQAAPDTPVFVLHLYDRALLNRAALRVAGYTRDTPNPPGGEIVRDSKGEPTGMLVARPNAMILYSTLAKGPKLPLEYQVNSTRQFMRELNRLGLTSAIDAGGGFQNYPDDYAVIEQLAREEQLTVRIAYNLFTQKPKEELSDFKNWTGSVKLHQGDDFLRHNGAGEMLVFSAADFEDFLEPRPDLPPGMEQDLEPVVRHLVEQRWPFRLHATYDESISRMLDVFEKVNRDIPFNGLPWFFDHAETITPKNIERVRALGGGIAIQDRMAFQGEYFVDRYGAKAAEATPPIKRMLAEGVPVGAGTDATRVSSYNPWTSLYWMVSGRTVGGLSLHEEGLPRLTALELFTHGSAWFSSEQGKKGQIKVGQLADLAALSADFFSVEEEAIKWIESVLTVVDGKVVYAAGDFEKLGPASVPVLPDWSPVVKVPGHWRPTSPLQAQVHQCSGPCTVHSHSHERARLSNVPVSDFQGFWGAFGCSCFAF